In the Theobroma cacao cultivar B97-61/B2 chromosome 1, Criollo_cocoa_genome_V2, whole genome shotgun sequence genome, one interval contains:
- the LOC18611923 gene encoding inactive protein kinase SELMODRAFT_444075: protein MKVIGETADGEGGGATVLVGVKFDGESKELLTWALVKVARPGDHIIALHILDTPTESTASILSLVKTFDSILAVYEGFCNLKQLDLKLKVCRGSSAKKILVREAKSYEAAKLILGTSKTHHPIRSSASVAKYCARKLPKCFWVYAVGNGKIVFQRDASHTNSNRSQEDDSPRKSLVHLESSGKSTRTGKLDLDNGNYSYKSGLFLMQKSLKKNCAACASALKLPENSNARLSEYLPGNGNVDNSLALVPFQTSEDNSILVRELPDSRPGWSLLRWVFLPKQRFSENSAAKKSMVQWVLKLPSQHSSAVVYPDQRQNHSDQEKNHSSDLDGENGAIVPVGYEAIRPMSPCNFPKELQSLREKYSSSCRLFSYQELLEATYNFMPENMVGKGGSSYVYKGCLPDGKELAVKILKPTENAVKEFVQEIEIITSLNHKNLISLFGLCFEDNKLLLVYDFLYRGSLEENLHGNKKDSNAFGWQERYKVAVGMAEALDYLHNGCEQPVIHRDVKSSNILLSDDFEPQLSDFGLSSQVSSSASHMTCTDVAGTFGYLAPEYFMHGKMSDKVDVYAFGIVLLELLSGRKPIDNDCPKGQESLVMWAKPILKDSKISQLLDPQLGSGYDFHQIERMILAATLCIRRAPIMRPQISLILKLLQGDQEVTNWARQQVRASEEVDTVDGEVYPTNIESHLNLALLDLEDDSLSVSSNEQSVPIEDYLLGRWSRSSSFA, encoded by the exons ATGAAAGTGATCGGGGAGACAGCGGACGGGGAAGGAGGAGGAGCCACAGTGTTGGTGGGGGTCAAATTCGACGGGGAGAGCAAGGAGTTGCTGACGTGGGCACTGGTTAAGGTGGCACGGCCGGGTGATCATATCATTGCCCTTCACATCCTTGATACTCCCACCG AGAGCACGGCGTCGATTCTGTCTCTTGTTAAGACATTTGATTCTATACTAGCAGTTTATGAAGGATTCTGCAACTTAAAGCAG CTTGATTTGAAGCTAAAAGTGTGTAGAGGATCATcagcaaagaaaattttggtaAGGGAAGCCAAGTCCTACGAAGCAGCTAAGCTAATTCTAGGAACTTCCAAGACCCATCACCCCATAAGGTCATCTGCCTCTGTTGCAAAATATTGCGCCAGGAAATTGCCGAAATGTTTCTGGGTTTACGCTGTTGGAAATGGCAAAATTGTGTTCCAAAGGGACGCAAGTCATACAAACTCGAATCGGTCCCAAG AGGATGATTCACCTAGGAAGAGTCTTGTTCACTTAGAATCCTCGGGGAAGAGTACAAGAACAGGGAAGCTGGATTTAGATAATGGCAATTATTCCTATAAATCTGGCTTGTTTTTAATGCAGAAATCACTAAAGAAGAATTGTGCAGCCTGTGCTTCAGCCTTGAAATTGCCTGAAAATTCTAATGCCCGATTGTCGGAATATTTACCTGGAAATGGCAATGTGGATAATAGTTTAGCTTTGGTACCATTCCAAACGAGTGAAGATAATTCCATTTTGGTTAGAGAGCTGCCTGATTCGAGACCTGGTTGGTCTCTTCTCCGCTGGGTGTTTCTACCTAAGCAGCGTTTTTCTGAGAATTCTGCTGCAAAGAAATCTATGGTCCAATGGGTGTTAAAATTACCAAGCCAGCATTCTTCAGCTGTTGTCTATCCTGATCAAAGGCAAAACCATTCTgatcaagaaaagaatcatTCTTCTGATTTGGACGGAGAAAATGGTGCAATTGTGCCAGTTGGCTATGAGGCTATCCGTCCTATGTCTCCTTGCAATTTTCCTAAAGAGCTACAAAGCCTACGTGAGAAATACTCATCCTCATGTAGATTGTTTAGTTACCAAGAGCTTTTGGAAGCAACCTATAATTTTATGCCAG AGAATATGGTTGGTAAAGGTGGTAGCAGTTATGTTTATAAAGGGTGCCTTCCTGATGGCAAGGAACTGGCAGTGAAAATCCTTAAGCCAACTGAAAATGCAGTCAAGGAGTTTGTTCAGGAAATTGAGATCATCACCAGTTTAAACCATAAAAACCTCATTTCCTTATTTGGGTTATGTTTTGAGGATAACAAGTTACTCTTGGTTTATGATTTTCTGTACAGGGGAAGCCTAGAAGAGAATCTTCATG GTAATAAGAAGGATAGCAATGCATTTGGCTGGCAGGAGAGATATAAGGTGGCTGTGGGCATGGCTGAAGCACTTGATTACCTACATAATGGTTGTGAACAACCTGTGATCCACAGAGATGTGAAATCTTCCAACATTCTTCTGTCGGACGATTTTGAGCCCCAG ctGTCAGATTTTGGACTTTCTAGTCAGGTCTCAAGTTCTGCATCTCATATGACTTGCACAGATGTTGCAGGAACATTTGG TTACTTGGCTCCTGAATACTTCATGCATGGCAAAATGAGTGATAAAGTTGATGTCTATGCGTTTGGCATTGTCCTCCTAGAGCTCCTCTCTGGTAGAAAGCCCATTGATAATGACTGTCCAAAAGGTCAGGAGAGCCTTGTTATGTGG GCAAAGCCAATTTTAAAGGACAGCAAGATTTCCCAGTTGCTAGATCCACAGCTAGGCAGTGGCTACGATTTTCATCAGATAGAAAGGATGATTTTAGCTGCTACCCTGTGCATCAGACGTGCACCTATAATGCGGCCTCAAATTAGCCTT ATCCTGAAGCTCCTACAGGGTGACCAGGAAGTAACAAATTGGGCAAGGCAACAAGTTAGGGCATCAGAAGAAGTTGATACGGTTGATGGGGAAGTATATCCTACTAATATCGAATCCCATCTTAACCTTGCTCTTTTAGACTTGGAGGATGATTCACTTTCTGTAAGCAGCAATGAACAAAGCGTCCCAATAGAAGATTACTTGCTAGGAAGATGGAGCCGCTCATCAAGCTTTGCCTAG